Genomic segment of Deinococcus sp. YIM 134068:
AGTACCTCGCCGACGCCCGCTTCGTCAAACGCTTCTACCGCGAGGCGGAGGTGCTCAAACGCTTCAACCACCCCGGCGTCGTGCGCGTGTACGACTACCGGATGGAGGCCCCTGAACACTACATCGCGATGGAGTTCCTCGACGGTGAGAGCCTGGAGGCCGTGCTGGAGGCCCGCACCCTGGAGTTCGGGGAGGCGGTGCAGGTCCTGCGCTCGCTCGCCGACGCCCTGCGGCACATCCACGGCCACAACGTCGTCCACCGCGACATCAAGCCCGCGAACGTGATGGTCCTGCGCCACGCCTTCGTGGAGGGCAAACTGCGCGAGGGCGGCATCAAGCTGATGGACTTCGGCATCGCGGTCGGCAAGGTCCTCACCCGCCTGACCATGACGGGCGCGCGGGTGGGCACCCCGGTCTACATGGCCCCCGAGCAGGCGAAGGGCAACCGGGTGGACGCCCGCAGCGACGTGTATTCCCTGGGGCTGCTCGCCTACGAGATGGTCGCCGGGCAGCCCGCCTTCAAGGGCAGCTACGAGGCGGTCGTCCACCAGCAGGTCTTCGAGACGCCCAAGCCGCCCAAGCAGGTGCGGCTGGAGGTGCCCGGCAAGCTCGGCGACCTGATCCTGCACATGATCGAGAAGGACCCCGAGGGCCGACCCACCCTCGACGAGGTGATCGCCCGCCTCGACGCCGGGGTGCTGGAGGACGAGGCCTTCACCGATCCCGTGGCCCTCGCCCTGAGCGTCGGCGAGAAGCGGGGCACCCTGCGTCTGCTCGACCTGAAGGGCCGCCTGCGCGTCAGCCTGCGTGATCAGTCGGGCGGCGAGGGTGGGCTGCCGAGTGCCCCGACCGCCCTCGCCGCCGACGCGGACGGCTTCCTCTACGCCGCGCTCCTCGACTTCCGGCAGGGCAAGGCGGGGGCGCTGATCCGCAAGCTCGCCCCCGACGGGCGGGAGGTCGCCGCGTTCGGGACCTACGGCCTCGGCGAGGGCGAACTCCTGCAACCCGCCGGAATTGCCGTGACGGGCGGGCACGTCTACGTCCTCGACGGCGAGGCGCATCACGTCGTCGTGTACGACACCCACGGTCGCCCCGTCCGCCGGTTCGGGGGGCGTGGCAAGGGCCTGGGCCGCTTCGAGGGGCCGCGCGCCATCGCCGCCGCGCCGGGTGGGGAGGTCTACGTCCTCGACGGCGGCAACCGCGAGGTGCAGCGCTTCTCCCCGCAGGGCGAGTACCTCAGCCGCTACGCCTTCCGCCGCGACCGGGAGGGTGACGCCCTGCGCGAGCTGGAGGGCCTGGCCGTCGACGCCACGGGTGCCGTGTACCTCGTGGACGCCGTGGCGCGCAAGCTGCGGCGCATCGAGCCGGGCGGCACCCCCGGCGTGACCTTCGGGCTGGAGACGCTCGTAGGCGAACCCGAGACCGCCCCGTGGCTGCTTCAGATCGGGGCCGGGGGCGAGGTCTACGCCGTGCGGCAGGGTGGGCAGGTCCTCCGCACCTACAGCCCCGTCGGGGACCTCCTCGCCTCACAGGACCTCTACGCGCCCGTGCGGGCGCTGACGCTGCTGCCGCGCCCGGTGCCCGTGCCCGCCGGGGTGTTGTGACCGCCCCCCTCCCCACCCTTACCCTCTACGTCCGCGCGGGTTGCCACCTGTGCGAGCAGGCCGAGGCGGGGTTGCGGGCGCTGGTCTACCGCTACGTGGCCGTGGACGTGACGGGGAACGCCGACCTGGAGGCCCGCTACGGCCACGACGTTCCCGTGCTGACGCTGGGGGAGCGGGTGCTCCTGAAGGGCGTGCTGGGCCGGGGCCGCCTGAGTGCCCTCAAGGTGCAGCTTCTGCGGGAGGCGGGGGTGGGGCGTTCGGGATGAGGGGTGGGGGAAGGACGGCGGCGACGGGGCCGCGCCCTCTCACTCCCCCAACGCCGCGTCCAGCGCCACCTCGATCATGCCGTTGAAGGTCGTCTGCCGCTCCTCGGCGGTGGTCTCCTCGTGCGTGACGAGGTGATCGGAGACGGTGAGGACGGTCAGCGCCCGGACGCCATGCTGGGCGGCGAGGGTGTACAGCCCGGCGGCCTCCATCTCGACGGCGAGAACGCCGAAGCGCGCCCACAGTTGATACACGTCGCGGTCGTCCTGATAGAAGGTGTCCGAGGACATGATGTTGCCGACATGGGTGGTGAAGCCGCGTTCCCGCGCGACCCCGTACGCCCGCAGCAGCAGCCCGAAGTCGGCGATGGGCGCGAAATTCTTGTGCCCGAAGCGGACGTTGTTGATGTTTGAGTCGGTGCAGGCGGCCTGCGCGAGCACGAGGTCGCGGACATGCACGCCCTCCTGATACGAGCCGCAGGTGCCCACGCGGATGAGCTGTTGGCACCCGTAGTCGCGGATGAGTTCGGACACGTAGATCATGGAGGAGGCGATCCCCATGCCCGTGCCCTGCACGCTGACCCTCTTGCCCTTGTAGGTGCCCGTGTAGCCCAGCATCCCGCGTACGGAGTTGTGCTGGACGGGGTTCTCGAAGAACGTCTCCGCGATGTGCCGGGCACGCAGGGGGTCGCCGGGCAGCAGGACGGTCTCGGCGATCTGGCCGGGCTGGGCGTTGAGGTGGACACTCATGGGAGGCAGGCTAGCAGCCGTTTCCACTGTGCAGCGGCCTGAGCACCATCTGGAGGCCCCCGAAGGTCAGCTCCCGCGTCTCACCGTCCGGCACGAAGGGACGCAGCCCCGCGTCCAACCACGCCGCGACCTCCCCCGCCGTCTCCCGGCCCGCATTCGTGGCGGCGATGGTGTTCGAGTGGGTGAGGAGGTAGGCGACGAGCGCCGGGCGGGTGAAGGGCAGGGGGTGGGTGAATCGCTCCTCGTTGTAAGAGAACCCCGCCTCGCGCGCCTCCGCCTCCCCGAACTCATACCGGTGACGGGGTGGGGCCGGGTAGCGTGCCGAGTACGCGGCCATGAACTCGGCGAAGTCCTCACGGCCTGGCATCTGCCCCGGAAAGAAATCGTCGTACATGAACAGCACGCCGTTTGGTCGCAATGTCCGCCGCGCCTCTCCGAGAAAGGCGGCGCGGTCGAACCAGTGGAACGCCTGCGCCACCGTCAGCACGTCGAGGGCGTGGTCAGGGATGGGGAGAGCTTCAGCAGGCGCACGCGCGTAGGTCACGCGGGGATGCGGGGCGGCGTGGGCCAGCATCGCCTCCGAGGTGTCGAAGGCCAGCACCTGTTCCACCACGCCCGCGAGGGCCACGCTGGACAGGCCGGTGCCGCAGGCCACGTCAGCTCCCAGCTCCCGACCCGTCAGCAGCGGCCTGAGTCGTTCCATGAACAGCGGGTGGAAGAAGGGCCGCCCGGCGGCGTAGCGGGCCGCGCCGTTCGCGCTCTGGAAGGGATTGGCAGGCGTGAGCATGGGAGCAGGATGGGAAGTTGGAGGTCTTGCGTGCTTGTTCTGGGTGTTGGATGTTCGGGGGACGACTCCGGGGAGTTGTTGGGTGAGGGGGGCTGGGCGCTAGGCCTGTTCACCTCCTCCCGGCCTTCCCCCTTAAAACGCCTCATGTGAATTATCGATCAGGCAAGGGAAGCGTTCTTGCCGTCAAGCAAGGGGACGAGCGTTGCTCGTCACCCCTCTCCCCAGCCCTCTCCCGCAGGGGGAGAGGGAGCAAAAAGTACATCCAGCACGCTTATTGCTTAATTCACATCAGGCGTTCAAGAAGGAGCAACACAGCCCTCAACGAATGTCTATGGTCTTCCGTGCCGACTGGCTGCTGGCGACTGGCGACCCGCCGCCCTACACGCTGATCAGCCCCAGTTGCACCCCCCGCGTCACCGCCCCGGCGCGGCTCTGCACGCCGAGCTTGGAATAGACGGCCTGGACGTGAAACTTCACCGTGCTTTCGCTGACGCCGAGTTCGCGGGCCGCGCGCTTGTTGCTCAGGCCCTCGGCGAGCAGGGCCAGCACGTCGCGCTCGCGGGGAGTGAGGGTCACGCCCTCGGGGTCGATCTCGTCCGCCTCGTCCCGCGCGGGCTGGACCTCCTCGGGGGAAAGGGCCGCCAGCCCCGCCGCCGCTGCGAGGACGCCCGCGAGGAGTTCGGCGGGGGTCGCGTCAGGGCCGAGGGCCGCCCATCCGCCCGGCGCAAGCTCATGGAGCGTCCCGACCCACGCGCCCGAGCCGAGGGCCACCACGCCAGCTATGCCCTCCAGTTCCGCTGCCAGCGCCTCCGGGTCGGTGAGCCAGAAGTCGTCCACAACCAGTACGTCCGCCCCGTCCCCGTCGGTGAGGCTCAGGCCGAAGCTGCCCAGCAATGCCGCCACCCCCGCCGCCAGCGCGGGCGAGCGGACGGCCACGCGCACGAGGGGCAGGGGGGCGGCGAGCATGGCTGATGGTAAGGGGAGGCCCGGCCTCAGCGTTCGCCGACCGTCAGGGTCACGTCCGTCTCCTCGCCGCCGCGCAGGACGCGGGCCGTGACGGTCTGCCCGGCCAGCTCGCGTACCCGCTCCAGCAGCTCGCGCGGGTGGCGCATTCCCTCGCCGTCCAGCGCGAGGAGGATGTCGCCCACGCGCAGCCCGGCGGCCTCGGCGGGGCTGCCGCCCTCCACCTGCACGACGGTCAGGCCGACCCGTCCGCGCATCCCACCGCGTCCCCAGCGCCCGCGTCCGCGTGGGCCGCGTTCGTCGTCACGTCCGGCCCGCCCGCCGTCACCCTCCGGGAAGTGGACGGGCTGGGTGGCGATGCCGAGGTAGCCACGCGGCACCCGGCCCGTGGTGCCCAGGAGGTCGGCCACCCGCAGCGCCCGTTCGGCGGGCACGGCGAGCAGCGTGCCGCGCTCCACCCCCGCGTTGAGCACGCCGATCATGCGGCCCCGCGCGTCCACGAGGGCACCGCCGCTCACCCCCCGGAACGGCGCGGCCCCGGTAGCGAGCCAGCCGCGCTCCGGCACCGAGCGTTCCAGCAGGCCCAGGGTCGCCTGAACCCCGTGCGGCGGGCGGCCCACCGCGAGGAGCAGTTCGCCGACCCGTGTGCCGTCGCCCGGCGTCAGGGGCGGCACGCTCAGGCCCGGCACCCGCAGCAGGGCGAGGTCGCTGCCGGGATCGCGGCCCACCACCGCCGCCGTGAGGGTGCCGCCGTCCGGGGTGCGAACCGTAAGTTCGTCGGCGTGGAGGACGTGCGCGACCGTGAGCACCTGCTCCGGCCCCACGACCGTGCCGCTTACGGGCCGCGCCGCGTGGACGGTGACGATGCTGGCGGCGGCGGCCTCCACGGCGTCGGCCATCTGGGTTGAAAGTTCCTGAAAGTTCGTCATGCCCACAGGGTGCGCTTCCGGCGACGAAAAGACCTCGGGCGAACGGTCAGGCTCCTTCCCCCTCCGAATGGCCGGGGTCCTCCTCCCAGTCGTGGCGGGTCAGGACGTACCGGACGACCTCCACCCGCTCACCCCGGTACATGTCCGGTTCGCCGCGCCCGTTCTCCCGGAGGCCGAGGCGGCGCATCAGCACGTGGGAGGGGAGGTTGGGAGCGTGGACCTCTGCCGTCACGACCTCCAGCCTCAGCGTCCCGAAGGCGTGGGCGAGCAGAAGCCGTCCGGCCTTCCGGCCCACGCCCTGCCCCCACAGCGCCCGCTCCCCGATCCCGATGCCGAACTCGCCAGAGGTGCGTGTGAGATTCGCCAAATCCACGTACCCGACGAGGCGACCGCCAGCCTCCACCCCCAGGCGCATGAAGTCCGGCCCGGTTCCGGCGATCAGGCGTTCCCAGTGGCGGCTCACCAGCCGGGGTGCGAGACCGACCGTCCATCCCGCCGCGCGGCAGAACTCGGGGTCGGCGGCCCAGCGTGCGGCGGCCCCCTCGTCGCCGGGGCGCAGGGGGCGGAGGGTGACGGCCTCGCTCACGGCCACAGCCCCACCAGAAGCTCCGCCGCCGTCCCCGCCCGCCCGAGGTGCGCGCCCTCGCCCGCCCAGAGGCTCAGGAACTCGGCCCGGCCCGTGCGAGCGGCAGCGGCCCGGAGGTCGCGGGTCAGCGCGTTCTGGAGGGGGAAGGGGAGAGGATACCCGACCTCTGCCGTGACCCGGTTGGCGAGGCCGCGTGCCGTCTTCCCGCTGAACGCCCGCGTGAGGGTCGTGTCGCCGGGTCGCGCCGCCGCGAGGGCCGCCCGGTAGGGTGCAGAGGTGCCCGCCTCGCTCGCCCTCAGAAAGGCCGTGCCGCATTGGGCGAGGTCCGCGCCCGCGTCCAGCACCGCGCGCACGCCCGCCGCGTCCATCAGCCCGCCCGCCGCGCTAACGGGGACGTGGACCGCCTTCACTACCGCACGGGTGAGGGCCAGCGTGTCGGCCAACTCGTCCTGCATCCAGCCGCCCCGGTGCCCGCCTGCCGACCCTCCTTGAACGACCACCGCATCCACGCGGTCTGACGCGAGTGCGCGAGCCTCCTGCACCCCTGTTGCCGTGCCTATGATGAGGATGCCCGCTTCGTGTAGGGCCGTCATTTCCGTCATTCCCAGCCGACCGAACGCGAAGGAGAAGACGGTGGGGCGCAACTCCAGGACCGCCCGGAACTGCGCCGCGAAGTCCTCCCGCACGCGCTCGGGGAGGGTCGGTGGCGGCAAGTTCAACTCCGCGTGCAACGGCGAGAGGTCAGCCACCGCCGCCGCGACCTCCGCTCCTGTGACTTCGGGCAAAGATTCGGGCACGAAAAGGTTCACGCCGAAGGGCCGATCCGTCAGCGCCCGCACCGCCGCGCCCGCCTCCGCGATCTGCCCCGCCGTCAGGTAGGCGGCCCCGAGACTGCCCAGCCCACCCGCCCTCGACACCGCCGCGACGAGTTCGGGCGTGGTCACGCCGCCCGCCATCGGTGCCTGCACGATGGGGAAGCGCAGGCCGAGCCTCTCCCTCAACCCAGTCACCTCGCCAGCTTAGCCGGACGCCGTAGCCTGGGCGCGTGACCCCGCCCTTCCCACGCGCCTGGACCGCCTTCCGCCGCGCGGCCTACGCGAGCGGTCCGCCGCCCCGCCGTCAATTCCTCGGGCGTGAGTTTCTGGAGCGCCTGCTCGAAGGGGCCGCCGCCCGCCTGTCCCTGCTGGACGCCCCCCTCCTGAGCTGGGCCGACGCCGAACGCGTTCACGACCCCGCCTACCTCGCCCGCTGGCGGCGCGGGGAGGTCACGCGGGCCGAGGAACGCGCGCTGGGCTTCCCGTGGACCCCGGCAGTCGTGGAGCGCGGCCTCGGCAGCAGCGGCGCGACGCTGGCCGCCGCGCGGGACGCCCTCGCCCACGGGGTCGGTCTCAACCTCGGCGGCGGGACCCACCACGCCTACGCGGGCCGCGCCGAGGGCTTCTCCTTCCTCAACGACGTGGTGATCTCCGCGCGCTGGCTCCTCGACGGCGGGTACGCCTCGCGCATCCTCGTCCTCGATCTGGACGTGCATCAGGGCAACGGCACGGCCTCCATGCTCGCGGGCGAGGCGCGCACCCTGACCGTCAGCGTCCACGGGGCGAACAACTACCCCTTCCAGAAGGAACGCAGCGGCCTCGACGTGGCCCTCCCCGACGGTACGGGGGACGCCGCCTACCTCGCCGCGCTGGACGAGCAGGTGGCTCCCGCCGTAGCTGCCTTTCGCCCCGACTTCGCCTTCTTCCTCGCCGGGGCGGACGTGCTGGAGGGGGACCAATTGGGCCGCCTCGCCCTCACGCCCGCTGGGGTGCGGGAGCGGGATGAGCGGGTGTTTCGCTGGGCCGCCCGCACGCATACGCCCCTCGTGACAGTCATGGCGGGCGGATACAACCGCGACCCGGAGAAGCTCATCGGGACGCGGCTGGGGACGGTGGATGCGCTGCTGGGGGCGTTCGGTTCCCTCAAGCCGGTGTGAGGAGGGGGGCAAGCGCCTCGTAGAAGCGAGAGACGTTCATCCGCTCGGGCAGCCCGGCCACCTGACCGTCCCCAAGCTCCATCACGCGCCACATGCCGTCTTCCCGCTGCGCCACGTCCATCGTGAAGAAGTGGCTGTCTACCCGTTGCCCAAGCGCGGCAAAGTGTTCGAGGGGCAGGTCGGCGGTCGGGTAGTCGCCCTCCTCCCAGTATTCGTCCGCCGTTCTCACCGCGCCATCCAGCAAGAAGAGGCGGTACTCGCGCGTCAGGGGCAGCCCGCTCCTGGAATGCTCGGCGAGTGGCGCGAACTCCTCGAACTCCCGCAGGACGAGACCGCCCTGAAATGCCTCGCCCTGCCGCTGGAGGAAGGTGTCAATGACCCGCAGCGCCCCCGCCGTGTCCGAGAGGTCAGGGATAAAACACGCCTCGCGCCACTCGTGCTTGCGGGACTTCACGTAGTCCTTGACGATGCCGGGGCGCGTGCCGAAGTCCGAAAGCGCGGTGCGGACGGCCTCGCGGTCCACATCGTCCACCGTCGCGGCGGGAAGCCAAACAGTTCGGGGCGAGTCCCGTTCAATCACGCCGAACGACTCCGGCAGGTGGTGGGTGTGGCGGTACTGCTCCGGCGTGTTGACGAGGGTCAGCCCGCGCTCGCTCAGCGCCTCGTGCAGCGTGGCGTACACCTCGGCCCGCATCATCCACCCGCGAAAGACGGCGAGCCGTGGTTCGTCGGACGGCGGAACCCACCGCAACGCCCGCCTGGGGTTGCCGTCCAGCAACGCCTCGAAGTCGAGGAGGGCGTGGTCCAGGCCAAGCCGCCGCGTCTCCTCGACCTCTGGCATATATGTAGCGTCGGGAATCTGACCGGCGAACGGCTCGGCGGGAAAGAGGAGCATGGGTCAGGATAGGACCCGGCAGAGAAGCTACCTCACCACAAAATCGATCTCCACCACCGCCGTCACGTCCTTTTCAAGACTGGTCGTGTCGTAACTGCCCGTGTCCTCCACGCTCGTCTCGAAGCGGGGTGTGATCTGGAAGACGCCGACGCGGGCGTTCTTGACGGCCCCCACCGTGTTCCCGGCGCTCCGGGCGATGGCCTGCGCGCGGCGCTGGGCGTCCTGGCTCGCCTCCTCCAGCAGCTTCACGCGCACGTCGGCGAGCCGGGTGTACAGGTAGTCCACGTCGCCGTTCGCCACACTCACCCCACCGACGCTGACCTCCACGAAGGCGGGCGTGGCGGCCCCGACCGTGCGCTGGAGCCGGGCGATGTCGCGCAGTTGCAGGCGGTAGGTCTGGCTCACCACGTAGCGGATGCGCTGGACCTCGCGGTTCTGGCCGCCGACCTCCTCGATGACCCGGTAGCTCTGCGGCCCGGCGTTCACCGGCTCGCGGCGCACCTCCTCCGCCGTGACACCCTGCTCGCGCAGAAAGGCCTCGATCTCCGGCTGCGCCTCCCGGAAGGCGACGTAGGCGGTTTGCAGGCTCGTGTCGTCGCTGCTCTCCAGGGTGAAGGTCCACACTGCGAGGTCGGACGTGATGTTTCTCTTCGCGCTGCCCGTCACGTTGATCACGTCGCTCGCGTTCCGCACGTCGGCCAGGCCGCGCACGACCACGAAGCCCGTGGCGAGGAAGGCGGCGGAGGCGAGGGCGGTCGCCACGATGAGTCCCACGGTCCCCGAAGCGCGCGGTGCGGTCATGGCCCACGGTAACGGGAGGACGACCGCCGTGCTTCCTCCGAAAGATGGATGGGTCGGGGTGCCGCTCGGCGCGTGGTCGGGAAGGGTGATGACGGGTCTCCCGAAGACGGCGGGGGCGGGTGGTTGTCGCTCTGGGAAAAGGAGCGTTTTCGTCGTCTTGAAGCAGGGCGAGCGGTGCTCGCCACCCCTCTCCCCGACCCTCTCCCGCAAGGGGAGAGGGAGAAAAACACAACGTCTGACACGCTCGTTTCTCATTACACGTCGGGTGTGGAGAGGGGAGAGCAGAAGCGGTCTCCGGGCACCCCTCGTCCTCGTGAAAGACCTCCGCGAACACGCTCCCTGGGCGCGGTATCATAGTCGGATGACGCTCCTCCTCCCTCCCCCGTGAGCGCGAGTCGCAGGCGCGCAGTTCTTTTTCCCCCAGAGTCAAGCCGGGCCGCCCCCTTCCCCGCCGCCCGCAGGAGTTTTCCCCATGACCACCTCAGACCTCACCCAGGAGATCGCGCGTCGCCGGACGTTCGCGATCATCTCCCACCCGGACGCGGGCAAGACCACCATCACCGAGAAGCTGCTGCTGTACGGAGGCGCGATTCAGGAGGCGGGGAGCGTGACCGCCAAAGAGGGCCGCTCGCACACCAAATCCGACTGGATGAGCATCGAGCAGCAGCGCGGCATCTCGATCTCAAGCTCGGCACTGACCTTCGAATATTCCGGGCGGCACATCAACCTCCTCGACACGCCGGGCCACCAGGACTTCAGCGAGGACACCTACCGGACGCTGACCGCCGCCGACTCCGCCCTGATGGTCCTCGACGCGGCGCGTGGCGTGCAGGCGCAGACGGAAAAGCTCTTCGCCGTGTGCCGCAACCGGGGCATCCCCATCCTGACCTTCGTGAACAAGATGGACCGCCCGGCCCTCGACCCCTTCGAGCTGCTGG
This window contains:
- a CDS encoding glutaredoxin family protein, giving the protein MTAPLPTLTLYVRAGCHLCEQAEAGLRALVYRYVAVDVTGNADLEARYGHDVPVLTLGERVLLKGVLGRGRLSALKVQLLREAGVGRSG
- a CDS encoding histone deacetylase family protein; the encoded protein is MTPPFPRAWTAFRRAAYASGPPPRRQFLGREFLERLLEGAAARLSLLDAPLLSWADAERVHDPAYLARWRRGEVTRAEERALGFPWTPAVVERGLGSSGATLAAARDALAHGVGLNLGGGTHHAYAGRAEGFSFLNDVVISARWLLDGGYASRILVLDLDVHQGNGTASMLAGEARTLTVSVHGANNYPFQKERSGLDVALPDGTGDAAYLAALDEQVAPAVAAFRPDFAFFLAGADVLEGDQLGRLALTPAGVRERDERVFRWAARTHTPLVTVMAGGYNRDPEKLIGTRLGTVDALLGAFGSLKPV
- a CDS encoding S1C family serine protease → MTNFQELSTQMADAVEAAAASIVTVHAARPVSGTVVGPEQVLTVAHVLHADELTVRTPDGGTLTAAVVGRDPGSDLALLRVPGLSVPPLTPGDGTRVGELLLAVGRPPHGVQATLGLLERSVPERGWLATGAAPFRGVSGGALVDARGRMIGVLNAGVERGTLLAVPAERALRVADLLGTTGRVPRGYLGIATQPVHFPEGDGGRAGRDDERGPRGRGRWGRGGMRGRVGLTVVQVEGGSPAEAAGLRVGDILLALDGEGMRHPRELLERVRELAGQTVTARVLRGGEETDVTLTVGER
- a CDS encoding SIMPL domain-containing protein (The SIMPL domain is named for its presence in mouse protein SIMPL (signalling molecule that associates with mouse pelle-like kinase). Bacterial member BP26, from Brucella, was shown to assemble into a channel-like structure, while YggE from E. coli has been associated with resistance to oxidative stress.); this encodes MTAPRASGTVGLIVATALASAAFLATGFVVVRGLADVRNASDVINVTGSAKRNITSDLAVWTFTLESSDDTSLQTAYVAFREAQPEIEAFLREQGVTAEEVRREPVNAGPQSYRVIEEVGGQNREVQRIRYVVSQTYRLQLRDIARLQRTVGAATPAFVEVSVGGVSVANGDVDYLYTRLADVRVKLLEEASQDAQRRAQAIARSAGNTVGAVKNARVGVFQITPRFETSVEDTGSYDTTSLEKDVTAVVEIDFVVR
- a CDS encoding helix-turn-helix transcriptional regulator encodes the protein MLAAPLPLVRVAVRSPALAAGVAALLGSFGLSLTDGDGADVLVVDDFWLTDPEALAAELEGIAGVVALGSGAWVGTLHELAPGGWAALGPDATPAELLAGVLAAAAGLAALSPEEVQPARDEADEIDPEGVTLTPRERDVLALLAEGLSNKRAARELGVSESTVKFHVQAVYSKLGVQSRAGAVTRGVQLGLISV
- a CDS encoding protein kinase domain-containing protein, whose translation is MNLLLLGSLFVVGVLLSVRAGERTLGVTVAALAGGLAVFLAVLAQEGGGLDRAQGVLVVAAVLLGGAAFRLGGVNPHEGGLRLPGLSRVLTSTGGGRTATPPAPRPVPTVPDLNFQDYEVLDRVGVGGMGSVYRARRRTDGRIVALKVPQEKYLADARFVKRFYREAEVLKRFNHPGVVRVYDYRMEAPEHYIAMEFLDGESLEAVLEARTLEFGEAVQVLRSLADALRHIHGHNVVHRDIKPANVMVLRHAFVEGKLREGGIKLMDFGIAVGKVLTRLTMTGARVGTPVYMAPEQAKGNRVDARSDVYSLGLLAYEMVAGQPAFKGSYEAVVHQQVFETPKPPKQVRLEVPGKLGDLILHMIEKDPEGRPTLDEVIARLDAGVLEDEAFTDPVALALSVGEKRGTLRLLDLKGRLRVSLRDQSGGEGGLPSAPTALAADADGFLYAALLDFRQGKAGALIRKLAPDGREVAAFGTYGLGEGELLQPAGIAVTGGHVYVLDGEAHHVVVYDTHGRPVRRFGGRGKGLGRFEGPRAIAAAPGGEVYVLDGGNREVQRFSPQGEYLSRYAFRRDREGDALRELEGLAVDATGAVYLVDAVARKLRRIEPGGTPGVTFGLETLVGEPETAPWLLQIGAGGEVYAVRQGGQVLRTYSPVGDLLASQDLYAPVRALTLLPRPVPVPAGVL
- the deoD gene encoding purine-nucleoside phosphorylase — protein: MSVHLNAQPGQIAETVLLPGDPLRARHIAETFFENPVQHNSVRGMLGYTGTYKGKRVSVQGTGMGIASSMIYVSELIRDYGCQQLIRVGTCGSYQEGVHVRDLVLAQAACTDSNINNVRFGHKNFAPIADFGLLLRAYGVARERGFTTHVGNIMSSDTFYQDDRDVYQLWARFGVLAVEMEAAGLYTLAAQHGVRALTVLTVSDHLVTHEETTAEERQTTFNGMIEVALDAALGE
- a CDS encoding GNAT family N-acetyltransferase, yielding MAVSEAVTLRPLRPGDEGAAARWAADPEFCRAAGWTVGLAPRLVSRHWERLIAGTGPDFMRLGVEAGGRLVGYVDLANLTRTSGEFGIGIGERALWGQGVGRKAGRLLLAHAFGTLRLEVVTAEVHAPNLPSHVLMRRLGLRENGRGEPDMYRGERVEVVRYVLTRHDWEEDPGHSEGEGA
- a CDS encoding NAD(P)H-dependent flavin oxidoreductase, with translation MTGLRERLGLRFPIVQAPMAGGVTTPELVAAVSRAGGLGSLGAAYLTAGQIAEAGAAVRALTDRPFGVNLFVPESLPEVTGAEVAAAVADLSPLHAELNLPPPTLPERVREDFAAQFRAVLELRPTVFSFAFGRLGMTEMTALHEAGILIIGTATGVQEARALASDRVDAVVVQGGSAGGHRGGWMQDELADTLALTRAVVKAVHVPVSAAGGLMDAAGVRAVLDAGADLAQCGTAFLRASEAGTSAPYRAALAAARPGDTTLTRAFSGKTARGLANRVTAEVGYPLPFPLQNALTRDLRAAAARTGRAEFLSLWAGEGAHLGRAGTAAELLVGLWP
- a CDS encoding ATP-grasp domain-containing protein, with product MLLFPAEPFAGQIPDATYMPEVEETRRLGLDHALLDFEALLDGNPRRALRWVPPSDEPRLAVFRGWMMRAEVYATLHEALSERGLTLVNTPEQYRHTHHLPESFGVIERDSPRTVWLPAATVDDVDREAVRTALSDFGTRPGIVKDYVKSRKHEWREACFIPDLSDTAGALRVIDTFLQRQGEAFQGGLVLREFEEFAPLAEHSRSGLPLTREYRLFLLDGAVRTADEYWEEGDYPTADLPLEHFAALGQRVDSHFFTMDVAQREDGMWRVMELGDGQVAGLPERMNVSRFYEALAPLLTPA
- a CDS encoding class I SAM-dependent methyltransferase, with the translated sequence MLTPANPFQSANGAARYAAGRPFFHPLFMERLRPLLTGRELGADVACGTGLSSVALAGVVEQVLAFDTSEAMLAHAAPHPRVTYARAPAEALPIPDHALDVLTVAQAFHWFDRAAFLGEARRTLRPNGVLFMYDDFFPGQMPGREDFAEFMAAYSARYPAPPRHRYEFGEAEAREAGFSYNEERFTHPLPFTRPALVAYLLTHSNTIAATNAGRETAGEVAAWLDAGLRPFVPDGETRELTFGGLQMVLRPLHSGNGC